One genomic segment of Zerene cesonia ecotype Mississippi chromosome 27, Zerene_cesonia_1.1, whole genome shotgun sequence includes these proteins:
- the LOC119837261 gene encoding uncharacterized protein LOC119837261 produces MNQINQNINKDMIDFDLIDVESLDFSDEQTWLCTLPDDSGRKVDIIEFKLSCDWPVNEDEEYLNTEKKLYAILDNVLKNVDADDIATPDRHKFDSRTYVKPKRRPQRPSIQSIVEVASNPPSMSPHHSLNQTNNINQTNSTNQTKYLTYNKYSNPLGPISPMLRLKTFNVDVNTDNSHVVKEFAMKRRSQAPDDDPQLEDELDMQSDAERLTSDQSRFKPIKVDFTQPMNNFNTFNKGLTNMMNERGSLNMYQSGESLMRMSPPSLVSSLVMENSGNFNMESLEGKKSLPPQKDLGVPMSGRNSIDPMMTSMTLSILDEKDMSTSFLSQTTYPDNDSLIDSLPPSLVSSVNSSYIISNSSRAKADPEPNIFSSATFTNLEQSERLLTARPRCQLYNSFKRDSIRNSESYTKAREEACQIDTGKVLNENCDNVTLQTKDSPKRQNGEMSETITLHYSNNKFRRDIDAEKENMNSTFEKDDAFFNEMDVQRPVEQGKNSMNVTLDKQELNEIIQARQKLSLARKALPTEPDKPLPNQVDASPIKTIQLPNQTITVPRQSMENASELLSRRKALNRDEPPPRETPKRNATFKKASPKMNPNAMDATVVYVKSNETNIIDINSATMNLIDNEDRTLQQEEWDLEQRAMVGSSESTDTGTFSSSSPPDLIDHPRLSVASTPLMSIRKGSKNELMNLHSTISPIYDVIDDKSYTMTKAPSTNNMERTYDMNTTVINSATLVKKSSAKRDILAPKSSPDKKIPSPVHVRSPPGKVAPNYAMPATSTTIMPPPSTVPKKTNLPTSKLRQYSSHKELNRIPGNIPQSRALGRTMVRRGVYASNPALSPTAAAPAPTRRESVVLPPTQSEHGEVHVDKLSRGALTAPPALVRQATETLRRERPHAHIVPPKDLRLCAGGAGVVMRNQYAIPPTTRPHSLAGSSQLRVSRPTSVPSQRPAPGDYFQ; encoded by the exons ATGAATCagattaatcaaaatataaacaaagataTGATCGATTTTGATCTGATTGACGTGGAATCGTTGGATTTTTCTGATGAACAGACATG gttgTGCACATTACCAGATGACTCTGGTCGAAAAGTAGATATAATAGAATTCAAATTATCATGTGATTGGCCAGTCAATGAAGATGAAGAATATCTTAATACAGAGAAAAAGTTATATGCCATATTGGATAATGTGCTCAAGA ACGTCGATGCGGACGACATCGCAACGCCAGACAGGCACAAATTCGACTCTAGAACCTACGTGAAGCCAAAAAGGCGGCCGCAGCGGCCCAGCATCCAGAGTATCGTAGAAGTGGCATCAAATCCACCCTCGATGTCACCGCACCACTCCCTCAACCAGACCAACAATATCAACCAGACCAATAGCACCAACCAGACCAAATACCTGACGTACAACAAGTACAGCAACCCGCTGGGTCCGATCAGCCCCATGCTGAGGCTGAAGACGTTCAACGTTGACGTGAACACCGACAACAGTCACGTGGTTAAGGAGTTTGCTATGAAACGGCGGAGTCAAGCGCCCGACGACGATCCGCAG CTGGAAGACGAGCTAGATATGCAATCAGATGCAGAACGGCTGACGTCAGACCAGTCACGCTTCAAACCCATCAAGGTGGACTTCACGCAACCTATGAATAACTTTAATACATTCAATaa GGGTCTAACAAATATGATGAATGAAAGGGGAagtttaaatatgtaccaaAGTGGCGAATCACTTATGCGCATGTCTCCACCGAGCCTCGTGTCTTCGCTGGTCATGGAAAATTCTGGCAATTTCAACATGGAATCTTTGGAAGGCAAGAAATCTTTACCGCCTCAAAAAGATTTGG gtGTACCAATGTCAGGTCGCAATAGTATAGATCCGATGATGACAAGCATGACCCTAAGTATTCTAGACGAGAAAGACATGAGCACCAGCTTCCTCTCACAGACCACATACCCGGATAACGATAGCTTAATAGACTCATTACCGCCCAGTTTAGTCAGCTCAGTCAATTCATCCTACATTATATCAAATTCCTCACGAGCAAAAGCGGATCCGGAACCGAATATCTTCAGTTCAGCGACTTTCACGAATTTGGAGCAATCCGAGAGATTGCTGACCGCACGCCCGAGATGCCAGTTATACAATAGTTTCAAACGTGACTCGATCAGAAACTCGGAGAGCTACACGAAAGCTAGGGAGGAAGCGTGCCAAATAGACACCGGGAAAGTCCTAAACGAGAACTGTGATAACGTCACGCTCCAAACCAAAGATTCGCCGAAACGGCAGAACGGCGAAATGAGCGAGACCATAACTCTGCACTATTCAAACAACAAATTCCGAAGGGACATCGACGCCGAGAAGGAGAACATGAATTCCACCTTCGAGAAGGACGATGCGTTCTTCAACGAAATGGACGTGCAGAGACCGGTCGAGCAGGGTAAGAACAGCATGAACGTGACGCTCGATAAACAGGAGCTGAACGAGATAATCCAAGCGCGTCAGAAGCTCTCGTTGGCCAGGAAGGCGTTGCCGACGGAACCGGACAAACCTTTGCCGAATCAAGTGGACGCGTCGCCGATAAAAACCATCCAACTACCGAACCAAACTATAACAGTGCCAAGACAAAGTATGGAGAATGCGTCAGAATTATTGTCGAGGCGAAAAGCGTTGAATAGAGATGAGCCACCGCCCAGAGAGACGCCGAAACGGAATGCGACGTTCAAAAAGGCTTCGCCCAAGATGAATCCGAATGCAATGGACGCTACGGTGGTGTATGTGAAGTCGAATGAAACTAACATTATCGATATTAACTCAGCCACTATGAACCTGATTGATAATGAGGATAGAACGCTACAGCAAGAG GAGTGGGACTTGGAGCAGCGTGCGATGGTGGGATCCAGCGAGAGCACAGACACTGGAACCTTCAGCTCCAGCAGCCCTCCGGACCTTATCGACCATCCAC GGTTATCGGTAGCCTCCACACCGCTGATGAGTATACGGAAGGGATCCAAGAATGAGCTGATGAACCTGCACAGCACGATATCGCCCATTTACGATGTGATCGATGACAAATCTTATACAATGACCAAAGCGCCCAGTACTAACA ATATGGAAAGAACATACGACATGAACACAACGGTAATAAACAGCGCTACGTTAGTGAAGAAATCATCGGCGAAACGAGACATATTGGCTCCGAAAAGCAGCCCGGATAAGAAGATACCCAGTCCAGTGCATGTTAGGTCACCGCCGGGGAAGGTTGCTCCTAATTATGCTATGCCAG cCACATCAACGACGATAATGCCGCCACCGTCCACTGTTCCTAAGAAAACGAATCTACCCACCTCCAAGTTGAGACAATATAGTTCACACAAAGAACTCAACAGAATACCCG gAAATATACCGCAATCTCGCGCGCTCGGCCGCACGATGGTGCGCCGCGGCGTGTACGCGTCCAACCCTGCGCTGAGTCCCACGGCCGCTGCGCCTGCGCCGACGCGACGGGAATCCGTTGTCTTACCGCCCACACAG AGCGAGCACGGCGAGGTGCACGTGGACAAGCTGTCGCGGGGCGCGCTcaccgcgccgcccgcgctcGTGCGGCAGGCCACCGAGACGCTGCGCCGGGAGCGCCCGCACGCGCACATCGTGCCGCCCAAGGAC TTGCGCCTGTGTGCGGGCGGCGCGGGAGTCGTCATGCGGAACCAGTATGCGATc CCGCCCACAACGCGTCCACATTCATTGGCGGGCAGTTCACAACTGCGCGTCAGCAGACCAACATCTGTACCTTCACAGCGGCCGGCACCGGGTGATTATTTTcagtga
- the LOC119837379 gene encoding 60S ribosomal protein L28 has translation MSAHLNWMIIRNNNAFLVKKRNIKKPFSKEPNNVTNLNAFRFNGLIHKKAVGVVENDAPVRKGFTIVYKKARATNKPAKNLVKRQFKAGARRSLYKVKKLMKANNYRKDLCKATLRRASAILRSQRPIKTKKPKAAAAKAE, from the coding sequence atgtcggCGCATTTAAATTGGATGATCATCCGAAACAACAACGCTTTCCTTGTGAAAAAGCGTAACATCAAGAAACCTTTCAGTAAGGAACCCAACAATGTGACTAACCTAAACGCCTTCAGATTCAACGGTCTCATCCACAAGAAAGCCGTCGGCGTGGTGGAGAATGACGCCCCCGTCAGAAAAGGATTCACAATCGTGTACAAAAAGGCTAGAGCGACCAACAAGCCGGCCAAGAACCTCGTAAAGCGCCAATTCAAAGCTGGCGCTAGGAGATCCCTTTACAAGGTAAAGAAACTGATGAAAGCCAACAATTACCGCAAAGACCTTTGCAAAGCTACACTTCGACGTGCCTCAGCGATCCTTCGTTCCCAGCGGCCCATTAAGACCAAGAAACCCAAAGCCGCAGCTGCTAAGGCAGAataa